Below is a window of Pseudomonas monteilii DNA.
CCGACCACTCGCCCGTCGCCCCCTCGATGGCATAGTTGGTCGCGGCGATCGCCACCACCAGCGGCTCGGTGGTGCAGACGCGCCAGCACCAGTCGTTCAAGGCGTTGAGCTCCAACGGCACGTCCTGCGCCTGAAGGTCCGCCAGGCTGACGCCATGGGCCTGGGCCCAGTGCAACCAGTAGTCGGCGTGGTTGAGCTCGACGCGGATGTTGCGCATCAACCAGCGGCGCGCCATGTCTTCCCCCGGATGACGGGCGAAGCGCGTGCGGGTGAGGTTGTGCGCCATGTACAGCGAAAACTGCTCGACCACCGGCCAGCCACCGATCAGGTACTGCTGGATGGTCGCCGGCTTGATCCGGTCGTCGCGCAGACGCTGGTAGAACTCATGTTCGACCACGCGGCGCTTGCTCTCATGACAATCGCGCAACAGTTGCTGGGCCCAGGCGGGGTAACTGGCGGGGTCCATGAGAGGTCCGACTCGAACGAATGCATCTTTCACGATCAGCTCCTTGATTCCTTGTGATGTACAACGTTTGTTTCAGCGAAAAGCCCCCGGCACCGACTGACGGGCGACCGCCACGGCCGGGCGTCGAGGATACAGGCTGGCGCAATTGAACGCCTGGGGACGTTCGACCAGGTACCCTTGGGCGTAATCTACGCCGATGTCCCGCAAGACGCTTTCGATCACGGGCGTTTCGACGAACTCGGCGATGGTGCGCTTGCCCATGACGTGACCAATGTGGTTGATGACCTCGACCATGGCCCGGTTGATCGGGTCGTCGAGCATGTCCTTCACGAAACTGCCGTCGATCTTCAGATAATCCACCGGCAAATGTTTCAAATAGGCGAACGACGACATGCCGGCGCAGAAATCATCCAGCGAGAACCGGCAACCCAGGTTCTTGAGCTGGTTGATGAAGCGGATGGCGCTGCCCAGGTTGGAAATGGCGCTGGTCTCGGTGATCTCGAAACAGATCATCTGCGCCGGAATGCGGAATTCGCTGAACTGGCGCTCCAGGTATTCGAGGAACTTGTCGTCACCGATGCTGGTGCCCGAGAGGTTGATGGCGCACATGGCCAACGGGCCTTCGTGTCCGTCGTCCAGGCACTGGCGGATGGTCTGGAATACGCTGCGTACCACCCAGCGGTCGAGCGCGCTCATCAGCCCGTAGCGCTCGGCGGCAGGGATGAAGTTCTCCGGCAGGATTGTCCGCCCGTTCTCGTCATGCAGGCGCAGCAGGATTTCGATGTGGCTGTCGCCTTCCCCGTTGAGCGGCACGATGGCCTGGGCGTACAGGCAGAAGCGGTTCTCCTCGAGGGCGACGTGCAGCCGCTGGATCCAGGCCATCTCGCCGAAGCGCGTGGACAGCTCGCTGTCGTCGGCATGGTAGACCTGCACGCGGTTGCGGCCTTTTTCCTTGGCCATGTAGCAGGCCATGTCGGCGGCGCGCAGCGAGGCTTCCAGGGTGGTCGGCCCTTGGGCGATGTGCACCAGACCGACGCTCACGGTGGTGACGAAAGGTCGCTCCTTCCACACGAAATGCAGGCTTTGCACCAGCTGGCGCAGGTGTTCGGCGATGCGCTCGGCCTGGTCGGCCGGGCAGTTCTTCAGCAGCACGCCGAATTCGTCGCCGCCCAGTCGCGCCAAGGTGTCGCCCTCGCGCAGGCCGGACTGCAGCACGGCGCAGATGTGCCGCAGCAGCTCGTCACCGGCCGCATGGCCACAGGTGTCGTTGACCAGCTTGAACTGGTCCAGGTCGAGGAACATCAGGGCGTGTCGGGCCGGCTGGCGGGCCAGTTCGTTCAGCGCCTGTTCCAGGCGGTATTCGAACTCCCGGCGGTTGGCCAGGCCGGTCAGCGCATCGTGGGTGGCCTGCCAGGACAGGTTGGCGATGTACTGGCGCTCCTGGGTCATGTCATGGAGCACCAGCACGGTGCCGCTGGCCACGCCTTCGGTCAGGATCGGCGAGCCGACCAGGTTGACCGACACGGTGCTGCCATCCAGGCGCTGGATGCAGCGCGTGTGCTCGGTGCCCCCACGCAGGTTGCCGGACAGCACCTGCTCGACCAGGTTGTGGCTCTCCTGCGCGGCCGGCTCGTCGAGCAGGCTGAACAGCGCGGCCATGGGCAGGCCGTGGGCGTGCTCGGCGTTCCAGTGGGTCAGCTGCTCGGCGGCCGGGTTCATGTAGGTGATGCTGCCTTCGACATCGGTGGTGATCACCGCATCGCCGATCGAGGCCAGGGTGATCTGCGCACGCTCCTTTTCCGCCTGCAGGGCATTGGCGAAGGCCTGGCGTTGGGTCAGCAGCCGGGCCGAGCGTCGCCAGGCCAGGGCGATCAGGAACAGCGCGGTGGCCAGGTTGGTCAGCAGCAGCACCTTCAACAGTGTGCGTGAGCCAGCCCCCAGGGCATCGCTGAAGGCCACGGCCGCCGGGGTAACGTCGTCGTTGATGGCTGCGATCCTGGCCTTCCAGTCGGCGATGCGTGCGGCCTCCACCGGCCCCTGGTCGAAGGCCTGGCGCATCTGCCCGGCCAGCTGGTTCAGCGCCATGAGGTAGCTGTCGCCCACTTCCCACTTGTCGATGGCCTGGTCCATGTAGCTGACGTCGCGGAAGTACCGGTAGAACCAGATCACCCGGGTGACGTCGGCGGGGTGGTTGCCGCCGAGCAGGATGCCTTCGCGGGCAGCCTCCAGGTCGGGTTCGGGTTGGTCCATGGCCTTGCGCAGCTGGTAGCCGCCCAAGGGGATGGCGATGGCGCGCTGGTAGCTCTGGAAGATCCGTTCGTCGTGGGTATCGGCGTAGAGACTGAGGTAATAGATGGCGTCTTTCTGGCCTTTGGACCACAGGCTTTCACCAGCCACGTAGGCGCGCACGGCGGACAGCGCGTAGAGGCTCAGGCTGCCGAGCAGGACCTGAAACGCGACCACGGCGATGAACGGCCAGATGATGCCGAGCAGTCTTGGTGTGTCGAGCGTCCGATGTTCCTTCATGGGGTCCTTGTCGTGCGACGTTTACGGCTTGGATAACGCCTGGCCCAGCACAGCCTAGGCGATGTGCCATGACTGTGGCAGCTTTTTTGCGACCCGCAAAGCCCCGGTCGGCGGGGGACGACGGGGGTTGTGGGGTGGGGGGCGTGATTGGGGGAATGTGGTGAAGGTTTCTGGGCGTAGGATGGAGTATCTGATGGAAGGAGATGGCTGATCTGCGGGCCCTTCAGGCCCGATCGCGGCACAGGGGCCGCTCCTACAGGGATCGCGATAGCCTGCAACCCTGCGGTGGGGCTACAGGTGTAGGAGCGGCCCCTGCCGGGGCGCCGGACCGGCCGCGATCGGGTCCAAAGGACCCGTAAAACCAGCGCCCCCTGCGCCACAGGCACGCCTCCTCCCCTCAACTCTGCTGCAAATGCCCATACAGCTTGGCATACAGCCCACCCTCGGCGATCAGCTGCTGATGATCGCCATCCTCGGCCACCTGCCCGCCATCGAACACCAGCACGCGGTCGGCCTGCTTCACCGCTGACAACCGGTGAGCAATGATCAGGGTCGTGCGGCCGCTGAGGAAGCGGGCCAGCGCCTGGTGCAGGTTGTACTCGGTGGCCGCGTCCAGGGCCGAGGTGGCTTCGTCGAGGATCACCACCTTGGGTTCGGCCAGGATCATGCGGGCGATGGCCAGGCGTTGCCGCTGCCCGCCGGACAGGCGCACTCCGGAGCGGCCGACCATGCTGTCCAGGCCGTGCGGCAGGGCAGCGATGACCGGCTCGAGCTGGGCGATGCGCAGGGCCTCCCAGCAGGCCTCGTCGGTGCAGTCGCGGCCCATGGCCAGGTTGGCGCGCACGCTGTCGTTGAACAGCGCCGGGTGTTGCAGCACCACGGCCACCTGCTCGCGCAGGGTCTCCAGGCCGATCTCCTGCAGGCTCGCGCCACCGAAGCGGATGGTGCCGGCCTGGGCGCTGTAGAGACCCAGCAGCAACTGCACCAAGGTGCTCTTGCCGCCCCCGCTGGCGCCGACGATCGCGACTTTTTCGCCAGGGGCGATCGACAGGTTCAGCTGGTCCAGCACCGGCTCGTCGCCGTAGGCGAAGCGCAGATCGCGTACGTCGATCCCCACCGTGGTGCGCCCGGCGAACGGGTCGGTGGCGCTGGCGAAGTGCGGTTCGTCCTCGCGAGACAGCAGCTCGTTGAGCCGCCCCAGGGCCCCGCCTGCGGCATAGTAGGCGTATTGCAGGTTGAGCAGCTGCTCGACCGGCCCGATCATGAACCACAGGTAGCTGAACACCGCCAGCATCTGCCCGATGGACAGGTCGGAAAACAGCACGGTGAGCATGGCCGCCGCGCGGAACAGGTCGATGCCGAACTGGAACAGCAGCCCGCTGGCGCGACTGCTGGCATCGCTCTTCCACTGCGAGGCGACGGCCCGGTCGCGCACTTCACGGGCGCGCAGGCCCAGGCGACCGAGGAAATACCCCTGGCGGTTGCTGGCACGGATCTCCTGAACGGCGTCGAGGGTTTCGGTCAACGCCTGGGTGAAGCGGGCGGTGCTGTCGTTCTCCAGTTTCTTCAGGTGCTTGACCCGCTTGCCCAGCTGCACGGTGCAGTAGATCACCAGCGGGTTGAACAGCAGGATCAGCAGCGCCAGCTTCCAGTGCATCCAGATCAGGATGGCGGCGGTGCCGGTCAGGGTGAGCATGGCCACCAGGAACCGGCTCAGGGTCTCGCCGACGAACTTGTCCAGCGTGTCCAGATCGGTCACCAGGTGCGTGGCGACGGTGCCGCTGCCCAGGTTCTCGTATTCCTTGAGCGAAATCCGCTTGAGCCGTTCGATCAGGCGGATACGCAGGCGGTAGACGATGTCCTTGGCCAGCCCGGCGAACAGGCGCGCCTGGGCGACGTTGAACGCCAGCGCCGCCAGCCGCAGGCAGAAGGTCACGCCCAGCATCAGGCCGATGTAGCCGACCGGCACCTGCCAGTCGGCAGGCAACAGTCGGTTCATCCAGTTCAGGGCCTTGTCGCCGTTGCCCAGCAGCACTTCGTCGACCAGCAGCGGCAAGAGCAGCGGAATGGGCACGCTGCACAAGGCGCCGAACACGGCGATCAGGTTGGCGGCCCAGAGGGCTTTGCGGTGGTGCAGCGCCAGGCGACGAATCTCGGCCCAGCTCAGGCGGTCGGCCGCTTTGGGCGAGGCCCCGGCGGGCGGCTCGGGCGAGCCGGGCAGGTCAAGCACAGGCTGCCTGCTCCAGCCAACGGGCCAGCAAGGGTTGCAGACGTTCCAAGGGTTGGAAGCCGTTGGTCAACAAGGCCAGCTGACCGTTGCGCTCGGCCAGCAAGGTCGGGAAGCCGGCGATCCCCAGGCGCTGCGCCCAGGCGAAATCGGCCTCGGTGGCGGCGCGGGTATCGGCCTGGTCGAAGGCGATGCGGAACCGCTCGCGGTCGAACCCGGCCTGCTCGGCCAGCGCCACCAGTTGCGGGGCGCGGGTGATGTCCGTCCCCGCCTGGTAGAACGCCTTCTGGATCAGTACCAGCAGCGGCCACAGGCGCGAAGCGTCCAGTTCACGGGCCGCCACCAGGGCCCGGCACGCCGGCTCGGTGTCGTAGACGAAACCGTCCGGCAAGGCGCCCTCGAACGCGAACGGTTGCCCGGTCGCCTCGCTGACGGCCTGCCAGTGGTCGAGGATGTAACGCCGGGTCGAGGCATCCAGTACGCTGCTGCCCCGGCGCAGCCCACCGACCACCAGGCAGGTGTCGACCCCGGCCTGCGCCGCCTGCTCGATCAGGGCCTGCGCCACCGGCGCGAAGCCCCAGCACCAGGAACACATCGGGTCCATCACATAGAGCAGGCGTGCACTCATGGATCAGGCCTCGGCCTTGCGGTAGTTGTGCCCGATCGGGTGCGGCAGGTTGCGGGCCTTGGCCAGCTCGATCTGCTTCTGCCGGTCGATGGCGCTGCGACGGGTCTTCTCGCTCAGGCTGTCCCAGCAATGGGGGCAGCTGATGCCTGGCGCATAATGCTCGCTGGCCCGGTCCTCGACGCTGACCGGGTGACGGCAGGCGTGGCACTGGTCGTAGTCACCTTCGGAAAGGTCATGGCGCACGGTGACGCGGTTGTCGAAGACGAAGCAGTCGCCTTCCCACAGGCTGTCTTCCTGGGGCACCTCCTCGAAGTACTTGAGGATGCCGCCCTTGAGGTGATAGACCGCCTCGAAACCTTCGCCGAGCATGTAGCTGGAGGCCTTCTCGCAGCGGATGCCGCCGGTGCAGAACATGGCGACCTTCTTGTGCCGGCTCGGGTCGAAGTGCTCCTTGATGTACTGGGGGAACTCGCGGAAGCTGGTGGTCTTGGGGTCGATGGCGTCCTTGAAGGTGCCGATGGCCACTTCGTAGTCGTTGCGGGTGTCGATCAGCAGCACTTCAGGGTCGCTGATCAGCGCGTTCCAGTCCTTGGGCTCGACGTAGGTCCCGACCGCCTGGTTGGGGTCGACGCCCGGCACGCCAAGGGTGACGATCTCTTTCTTGAGCTTGACCTTGGTGCGGTAGAACGGCTGCTCGTCGCAGAGGGATTCTTTGTGGTCGATGTCGACCAGGCGCGGGTCGTTGCGCAGCCAGGCGAGCAAGGCATCGATGCCCTGACGGGTGCCCGAGACGGTGCCGTTGATGCCTTCTTCGGCCAGCAGCAGCGTGCCTTTGACGTCATGGGCCAGCATGGCCTGGTGCAGAGGCTCGCGCAGGGCCTCGTAGTCTTTCAGGGTGACGAACTTGTACAGCGCCGCGACGACGATCGGTTGGGACATGCAGGGATTCTCCAGGTGGTCACCCGCGCAAGGGGCGGACCGGACGACAAACGAAAAACGCGCCGACGGGCGGCGCGCTTCGAAGTCTAGCAAATTCCGGCGAACGAATCAGTGCCGGCTGCCGCCTGCACAGACGGGCGAGGCCGGCGCGGCGCCGACCTGTGCCCATTCTTCCGGGGTGTAGGTGTGCAGCGCCAGGGCATGGAACTCGCCCATCAGCGCGCCCAGGATGGCGTAGACCTTCTGGTGACGCTTGACGCTGTTCAGGCCGGCGAACTGCGCACTGACGATGATCGCCTTGTAGTGCGTCTGCTGGCCACGGCTGTGCATGTGGCTCTCGTCGAGCACCTCGAGGTGCTCGGGCGTCAGCAGGGCCAGACTGTGCTCGATGCGTTGCTGCATGGTCATCGTGCCGGGCTCACTTCTTCGCCGGCGCGGCAGCCTTGCCGGCGTTCGGGTCGAGTTCCTTGGTCATGTCCTCGAGCAGCTTGTTGACCACCGGAACGGCCGGCTCCAGCTTGGACTGGGTCAGCTGGGCGGACTGCTGGGTGACCTTGGGCATTTCACGCATCACCTTGCGACCGACCGGCGACTCGTAGAACTTGACCAGTTCCTTGAGCTCGTCCTCG
It encodes the following:
- a CDS encoding BolA family transcriptional regulator, encoding MTMQQRIEHSLALLTPEHLEVLDESHMHSRGQQTHYKAIIVSAQFAGLNSVKRHQKVYAILGALMGEFHALALHTYTPEEWAQVGAAPASPVCAGGSRH
- a CDS encoding PAS domain S-box protein, with translation MKEHRTLDTPRLLGIIWPFIAVVAFQVLLGSLSLYALSAVRAYVAGESLWSKGQKDAIYYLSLYADTHDERIFQSYQRAIAIPLGGYQLRKAMDQPEPDLEAAREGILLGGNHPADVTRVIWFYRYFRDVSYMDQAIDKWEVGDSYLMALNQLAGQMRQAFDQGPVEAARIADWKARIAAINDDVTPAAVAFSDALGAGSRTLLKVLLLTNLATALFLIALAWRRSARLLTQRQAFANALQAEKERAQITLASIGDAVITTDVEGSITYMNPAAEQLTHWNAEHAHGLPMAALFSLLDEPAAQESHNLVEQVLSGNLRGGTEHTRCIQRLDGSTVSVNLVGSPILTEGVASGTVLVLHDMTQERQYIANLSWQATHDALTGLANRREFEYRLEQALNELARQPARHALMFLDLDQFKLVNDTCGHAAGDELLRHICAVLQSGLREGDTLARLGGDEFGVLLKNCPADQAERIAEHLRQLVQSLHFVWKERPFVTTVSVGLVHIAQGPTTLEASLRAADMACYMAKEKGRNRVQVYHADDSELSTRFGEMAWIQRLHVALEENRFCLYAQAIVPLNGEGDSHIEILLRLHDENGRTILPENFIPAAERYGLMSALDRWVVRSVFQTIRQCLDDGHEGPLAMCAINLSGTSIGDDKFLEYLERQFSEFRIPAQMICFEITETSAISNLGSAIRFINQLKNLGCRFSLDDFCAGMSSFAYLKHLPVDYLKIDGSFVKDMLDDPINRAMVEVINHIGHVMGKRTIAEFVETPVIESVLRDIGVDYAQGYLVERPQAFNCASLYPRRPAVAVARQSVPGAFR
- a CDS encoding ABC transporter ATP-binding protein, which translates into the protein MLDLPGSPEPPAGASPKAADRLSWAEIRRLALHHRKALWAANLIAVFGALCSVPIPLLLPLLVDEVLLGNGDKALNWMNRLLPADWQVPVGYIGLMLGVTFCLRLAALAFNVAQARLFAGLAKDIVYRLRIRLIERLKRISLKEYENLGSGTVATHLVTDLDTLDKFVGETLSRFLVAMLTLTGTAAILIWMHWKLALLILLFNPLVIYCTVQLGKRVKHLKKLENDSTARFTQALTETLDAVQEIRASNRQGYFLGRLGLRAREVRDRAVASQWKSDASSRASGLLFQFGIDLFRAAAMLTVLFSDLSIGQMLAVFSYLWFMIGPVEQLLNLQYAYYAAGGALGRLNELLSREDEPHFASATDPFAGRTTVGIDVRDLRFAYGDEPVLDQLNLSIAPGEKVAIVGASGGGKSTLVQLLLGLYSAQAGTIRFGGASLQEIGLETLREQVAVVLQHPALFNDSVRANLAMGRDCTDEACWEALRIAQLEPVIAALPHGLDSMVGRSGVRLSGGQRQRLAIARMILAEPKVVILDEATSALDAATEYNLHQALARFLSGRTTLIIAHRLSAVKQADRVLVFDGGQVAEDGDHQQLIAEGGLYAKLYGHLQQS
- a CDS encoding TenA family transcriptional regulator; this translates as MKDAFVRVGPLMDPASYPAWAQQLLRDCHESKRRVVEHEFYQRLRDDRIKPATIQQYLIGGWPVVEQFSLYMAHNLTRTRFARHPGEDMARRWLMRNIRVELNHADYWLHWAQAHGVSLADLQAQDVPLELNALNDWCWRVCTTEPLVVAIAATNYAIEGATGEWSALVCSTDTYAQGFPEEGRKRAMKWLKMHAHYDDTHPWEALEIICTLAGEHPDPALCTALRKAICKSYDCMFVFLERCMQMELGQDEHVRPTLAVAEAIGR
- a CDS encoding disulfide bond formation protein DsbA, translating into MSARLLYVMDPMCSWCWGFAPVAQALIEQAAQAGVDTCLVVGGLRRGSSVLDASTRRYILDHWQAVSEATGQPFAFEGALPDGFVYDTEPACRALVAARELDASRLWPLLVLIQKAFYQAGTDITRAPQLVALAEQAGFDRERFRIAFDQADTRAATEADFAWAQRLGIAGFPTLLAERNGQLALLTNGFQPLERLQPLLARWLEQAACA